In Phaseolus vulgaris cultivar G19833 chromosome 7, P. vulgaris v2.0, whole genome shotgun sequence, the genomic stretch TGTGAATTAGGCACATGGCATTGAGGATTTACAAGAGTTTGGAAAGTGCTGTCCTCACCACCTTGGAGATCTCGAAGTGCAATCTCAATGATCCGGTCCTTTACTCTGCTATACCCAGTAGTCTCAAGATCAAAAACAATAACAGTGAGTAGGTCAGATAAGTTTTTATACTGAGCAATTTCTTGTACTTCAGGCCACTGAATTTTCTGGAACTGATCTAGCTGTGTCATATTTACATTCACTGTAGCATTTGGTAAAATCTCCTCTCTAGAAATTTCATGCTTGGTACGTTTTGATTCGGTGTTCCAAGTGGTTTGTTTACTTCCTTCTGCTCTTGTAGCTACAAGTCTTTTAGTCCACTTAGTAGCAAATCCTCTCTCAAGCCCATAAATTCTAGAACCAAGTAGTCTGATTCTAGAGTTGTTTCCATAAATCTTGATAAAACTACATAATGCTTCATCTTCCCTACAATTGGCTAAGCCGTGCATGCTGCATCTGGATAAATGCAATAGGGAAAAAATAGAAGACCCTGTCCTCATCTGAATTCAATAAATGCTAAGTTATCAAGCACTACTTATACAGTGAGCAGGTAGTTACAACCTGAactgaataaataaattagtcaaacaacaaaagaaaatatacaTTCTATTATGGGAAGTCaactcaaaaaaattatatggcATGGTAAATGATGAACTATTATCTGTTAAATCTACCATGATAGATAACTAGACAGAAATACTTAATAGTAATAGATGCATGAAGAATGAATAAAGtgctcaaataaaaaagaaaagtggGGTTGGATAGTCATCTGATACACTTACTTACATGCTAACAATGACAACAGACTATTGACCACATGAAACCTTTATACCAAGTAAAAAAATCCCTAACTTTTCCTCCAAGCAGCACACAACATTGCCAAAACCCATTGTCTAAGAACCCCACAGCGAACTCAATGTTGAAACAAAATCGAGCTAACAACAAAATCTTGCTAAGAAGTAGAGACAAGTTCTCAGTCAGAGTACTCCAACATAATGGAATTGGATGGGACATCATCCCAATATGTTCATTTTCTTGTATCCTATTTAAACAatctaaaaaatgaaatttaacattgttttattatatttcatcTCTGCATCAGTGcaaaatatatacataatagGGAAACTAGTAGGCAAACAACAAGCTATGTGTAGCAATATAACAATAATGGTGCATTTTGTCAAATAAATTGCAGTAGTAAAgaggagaaaaaataaaatcgGTGGATACTTTACAACATTACAATACAGCATAAAATGATAGGCCCATGACATAATGACAAGAAAATAAAGGTCAagtatttaaaaagaaaaaatacatatttttttcttcaatatatgaaaaaaaatcgaAACTTGAACTTAAAATGGGtgaacagaaaaagaaaaaacatacaGAAAGGTGAGATGATTGATTCAATGACCATTTTATGGTGTAAAACTGAAGAAAGAGATGAAGGGTGCATTAGGGTGGCGTAGAAGAGTGAAACTTGAAGACTCACCAGTTCAAAAATTCTCCGGCAGTGCAAGTGCAAGGAAGAGGAGGTTTGAATTGAAATGTAGCTAGACACTAAAGAAAAAGCATTTGTAAGAATTGCAGAGGTTAATAAAGTGAATATTTAGAAACGGAATAAAAGCAACTCAACAACGTTCCGTTTTCACTTTTTCCATGTTTGATTCACCTGTTGTCTTATTTCTAGAAACACCATATTTCTACTtgttttttgaaattaattaggcatctttattttataacttaatttctaaattttattttagttaaaaattattCTGACCCAGCATACTTACTAATTCTTCTTTTACGATTTATAATTTTTCCTAATTCTGATGGTGGTCACATATTGGTACATATTTTGCGTGGGGGAAGAAGTTTGAactaaatactttttttttttcgtttacCTGAATTACCTGAATCGTTGTACTCTCTTTTAAGTTGTGATTTTATTGAAGTCATAAAGTATAGGACCATATTCGATGAAAAATCAAAACTTCGTTCATAACAGACCAATCAAACGGGGCAAGTTCTTCCTTGATCATATCAACTTCAATGTGTAACCTATgatcttttaaatttttcaaaattaacctCTATTCTAGATTTGAAAatctaaaattcaaaaaatataatttaagagTCAAAATCTTGTTTCGAAAAAGAAAATctaaaatgcaaaaaataattttaaaaaagaaaatccaaaacacaaaatctaaaaatctaaaaatctaaaaatacattataaaaaagaatttttaaaatttaaaaatatattctaaaaattcaaatttggaacacaaaatctaaaaataaattctgaaaaagaattttttaaaataaaaaatgtttccgaaaattcaaatctgaaaatatattttaaaaaagggtttcaaaattattatttttattcacaCTCTTCTTTTATTTAAGATCATTTTCGTTATTTTGTAggatatttttgttattaagaGCATTTTCGTCATTTTAGTGATAGATTAGGTGTtgttgaaattgatatggtgcatgGAGAATttgcaatcaaacttggcccGCAAATAACCTTTATAGAAGTCCAAACAAGTTGCAAAGCATTACAAATTTAAGtacttttaaatttgttaatgtttaatttattcacataaattttatataaaaggattaattatttgtttatacTTTTATTACTCAAATTTAACGCAAAcgataaaaaataacatattttataattcaattattgcattaataataacataaacAACAACAGCTATATATTTTAATCTCTCCCTATACAACTGAGGATAAGTCGGTATTCTGTCTCATTGTGTGGATTATTATTTGCATTCATATTCTCACCTATTAAATAACTAATATCCCTCCTATCATAAAGAATCTATTACCTCTCGACATTCCAAACAAAAATACAAgttatataaactaaaaaacttCTAAAAAATACTtggaagaaaataatgaaatttcaatttttaacttacgttttaaaaaagttaaaagagagaacttatgaaaaattaaggtaaataaattagtattaacataaaattattcTAACTCTTGATTTCCGCcctataaattaatatttatcaattttttcttttagttttcatgcctttaaaaaaacacattttaccTGCCCTCGTCTTCATTCTATTTGTAAGAAACATGAACATGATTCCTTCCGTTCATTCTATTTGTAAGAAACATGATTCCTTCCGTACTACGTACCAAATTCCATTTTCTcatctaaatataaaataaacaaagtttgctaagacaataaaaaaattaaaggaatttattttaaaaataataatggctacacattattaatatataaaccTAGGCATCAAGCAATAAAACAACACTATGAAACAATACGAAGCTACTTTACACTGCCAAATATCTCTAACAAAAATGAATCATgtgtaaaatataaatgattcaTTTAATACTAGAGAAAATGAACTTAGAACTTCTTTGAAGGTTATTTTCTCATTTTACATCCTCTGCATCTAGATTCTTACTAAAGTAGAAGCCGTTTAGACTATCAAAAGACCCTTTGCCCTAGCTGAACTAATAGCATAGGACATTCTGTCTTTCCACTTTTGAACACGTGGAGTGAATGCACATAACTAGCCTGAAACGGATTAGAAGTATAGACTAATAGTCCCGAGTATAAATATAATGTTGAGATTACACAATAATTGCAGCATATTTTCTTTTGGAAACAAAGTCCAAAGCTgaagtattaaataattaacCAGGACCTACATAACCTGATAATAATGGAACTACGATGGGGTAAACTTCAGCCAATAAAGCTTACAAAGGAAGGGGATAAAAGAAAGACTCCAACGTTCCTTGTAACTATTTAGCATTTGGCATTTGCCAAAAAACCAATCGTAACTTCAACTGCAATCTATGACATATatatcaagataaaaaaaaatacgagACTGAGCATTCATTGATTCTATGGAATGATCACTTGGCAGAAAGAAGACTCTACGGTGGCAAAAAAATATAGCCACAAAGCATTTTACACAATGAGATATGAAACACCAGGCACTGCAAAAACCTAATCCGGTCCAGCAACCATGTATTTACTTGCTGAACCTTGTAAGACCCAATGACAATGACAATGACAAGACTTTGTTGACTTGTCCCCCAACTGCTGTCCCGTCATAATGGAGGACATTACACTGATAGACCAACCAAAACTCCTGCAATTGAAGAAATTCTAAATAATCATTGCACAATTGAAGGAAGCACAAAACAAATGTAAACTGCAAAACATAATTGATTAATTTCATCAAATAATATACAGATAGGATAAGCAAGAGCAAAGCCAAATATAAAATGATACCCCCAGTAGAGCATGAGCATCTTCTAATTAAAGTTAAATCCACCGGAAGGCACAGCAGGAGCGTCATTGTTACCAAAGTTGAACCCTGACTGAGAAGCATCCCCAGGAGGCATAGTCTCGTCATCCTCCTCCAACCAATATGTCTCAAGAATCTTCACCGCCTTTTCATAAATCTCTGTATTGTCATGACTCTGGAGGTTCTCAATTTTCTCCAGCCCCTCAGCGTCATCAATGATTTGGGCATATAGATTCACATCACCAGTGTTGCCAATACTTTTATCAGCTTCTCCCACCTTCAAGATGTTTTCAAGGCCTTCCAGGCAAACTGTCACAATCCTGGGGTCGGGACAGATGAGAAGATCACACAAGGGTTTAATACACCCTTGACTTACTAGGAACCTGTAAACCAGGGAAAAAATAATTCTTATCTTGCAAGAAATAAAACCATGATATCATATTAACCTCCAGAAGAATATTGAAAAATGGTGCTTCTCCATACTTGATTTGTTCATGGGAACCACCGGATGTAGCATTTGAGATAGCCCACGCAGCCTCTTTCTTGATATCAAACTCGGCATTTTGAAGTAAGTTGACCAGAGGAGTAATTAAATTAGCCTCAATCACAGACTGTTTATTATCAGGAACCGAACAACATATTATTCCAACAAGAACTTAAATGAATAACACGTTTAATTATCATAAAATGAAGTAACTATACCTGAATCTGCTGTTTATTCCCAGCTGTAATATTTGATATAGTCCAACAAGCTTCCTTCTTAATgctttttttgtaattattggTCAACAGATTCAGAAGGCAAGCAAGAGCCTGATGATTGATGATAACCTATTGAGCAAAAAACATTAGGTTAAAGCAAACAtgaactagaaaaaaaaaatcatcaaataaagcatgTTTTTTATACCAAAACATCATTTTCAAAATGGAGATTGCTTAGGTGATCTTGGCAGTAACCTATTGAGTTACACCTTAAGAAACAAACTACAGATTGGAATCATCTGAATATGACACTCCGGTGAAAATCCTCATCTATACAAAAATAATCCAGCCGAGAGAAGGATTGGCATGTCTCAAGCAAATAGCATTTCACTTTGATGTACGTTAATCTGAGGTGAAAGGGAGATCACAAACCAACAAAGATCTAGTAATCTTAAAAAGGAACATTAATAGATAATAGATAAACTTACTAGCTGACAAACACACTAGATGATAAATCACAATATAAAAAGTCACACTATGGGGCACTTTGTATCAATGAACAAGACaccaataataaaaaagtaaaatggaCGTTGCACTACAGGATCGTTCATGCACAAAACGAGGAAAATTCAAAATGCTAATTGCAAGTAATGCTATCACTGTTTTCCTTATTATGTGATAGTGTAATGTAGAAAGACAAAGTAACATACTGTGCACAACAACTACAAGAGATAATCCTGAAGATAATACCTGAGTTTGCATATCATCTCCAGTGACAATATTTCCAACAGTTCGAAGAGCAGGAATTAGTACTGAAGGGGATGGATGCCTGAAGAAACATAGGACAGTATTAAAATGACATTTGAGAGTACATATCTTTGCATAGTCATCTTTGAGAAGGGAGTACTCACATCAGAAGCTCAACAAGTCGGGGACAAACACCAGCTTCAATTACAGCTTGGATTTTATCATTTGTACCATCAGAAAGATATGACAGTGCCCAACATGCATCAGTCAAGACTTCTTCATCATTTGAATGGATAAGACGTGCAAGAGCAGGCAGTGCAGGTTTAACCTTAAGGGGAAAAGAAAGTAAAATATATGATTGGTGAAAATAGAAGTAGCAGCAAATAATCAAGCAGTAAAAGCATGACATAAACAAGAAAACTACTCAACTATCGAGCCAATGGGTAACCCTAAATTTTATACTAATTCAATATTTTTGGCTTTGCTTGCATGATTGTAAGTACTACAATTAATAGTAAAATTTGATCATAATGGCCTACTCAAGATGTACGCAAGTGAAAATATATTCAATTCAATTGGAGAGACTGAAGCGTGGCTCCTAATAAAGAGAAATATCTCACGACCTATAAAATAATGCCAAATAGactaaagttttttaaaaaaaaaaacactaaagaaaataagaaagggCAGTATAAGATAATGCACACTACTTTGTAGCCAGAGCAACCTAAACTTTCCAAATTTCCCTCTCCCTCTCCTCCTCACGACCCACCCTCTTATAAACATTTAACTTTTACCCTGCCAATTCACACCCTGTGATCTATTCTATTATGCTCAGGGTTCACACATCAATTTGAGCCCTCCCTCACAGGCCTTCTATTCCTTATTTCTCCTACCATAGACATTAGTTTCAGAGCCTAAAAGCATATTTGCAACTTCATAATAGGAGAGGAAAGATTTTGCttaaataaaatgaagaaaaaactgAAGAATGTTCATCAGATCAAAGGACCAACTATAATAAGGTATCAATATAATGGAGAATCACATAAAATTCTAATCTATAAGGTAGATACTAGATACAGAGACTTGATTAACAAGAACATTCAAAAGAATAAATTGAGTTGTATATGACTGCTTTCCATGTAATCACATGGGACATGTAAATTACGAGGTTGATAActacataaataatattttaccaAGAGTGAAAAAATTGTGTTTCAACATATTAACAGATAATACAATATCTATACAAAAAGTAAGggctaaaaatataatatttttcaccaACACTTAATTATTTCCAGAGATTaagaaatacatatttttataccTGATCAAAAGGAGGCTGTGGCTTGCCCCTGCAGAAGTTTGAAAGTGTCCAAGTAGCATTTCTAAGCATAGAAAGCTTGGCCTGTTCGTTCAATTGTGCTAACAAAGGAATCAATGCCCCATGACCGAGAACAAGGTCCCGACATCTAGGAGAATCCCCAGCAACATTTCCTAATGCCCACACCGCCTATGAATACCCAAAACACCAAGAGTGAAATTTTTAAGCTTTTACAAAATGATAGCATGATACAAGGCAAGTATGCAACTATAAAGTATTATTCCCTGTCTTCTGTTGTCAGCTATGCATTAatagttaataaataaaatacccAGCACAAGTATAAATCCCATCCCTTTCTATTGCATGTGCAAGCACGTACATGAGAACATCACACCCACAAACTAAGTTTTTGGCTTTCACAGGCAAATGAAGGTATGTTAAGATATGAATAATACATACCTGTTCACGGACATCATCACTGGGAGAAGCAAGTAGCTTCACGAAAATTGGGACAGCCCCATGGTCAATCACCACCTTGGTGTTTTCAGAGGTTCCAGAAGCTATATTTGTCAAAGCCCAAGCAGCCTCAAACTGCAGCACGCAACAGACAAAACATCAACATAAGTAATATTCAAATTACTAattcaaaaacaaataaaaaaagcaGACAAGCAAAAACCTGCAACTGCGGAAAGTCTTCCCTCATCAGAAATTCGACAAACCGAGAAACTACACCGGTCTGAATAACCTCCTCAATCGGAGGACTTCGTtctggtaaaaaaaaaaacaaattaactaAACCTTCAGTAAATTcaccaaacaaattaaagaCAGAGACCAATACGAACCAATCGAAAGCAGCTTCCTAAACTGAGTCGTTGCCTCGAGTTGCAGGTTATTGTCCTCAGTCCAAACACCAGCAACCATTGATGGAAGGTGTTCCAACTGCATCAACATACAACATACAACCGCACAACTTCAATTCAAAAACTAAATAAAGCAAACGCAACTATAACTAATTATGAAATCAATGGAGCAATCAGAGTGAGACGAATACACTAACAAAAGATAAAAACGAAAGCTATTCGTTAATTGACCTTCTTCTCTACCAAAGTAGAGTGAACGGAAGCAGGAATCTGTTGAGGCTGGAGCCCTTCGCGCCTCTTCTTCTGCAAACTCTCCTCTCTGCGGTTCTTCCGGATCTCCACCATGGTGTCTTCTCGCCGTCTCCGACCTTCCTCGGCGTCCACCGCCACCTTGTACCGGTTCCGGCGGACATCGGTCCTGGAGTTCCCGCTTGGGCGATACGACATCGTTTCAGAGATAATCGACGGAAACTGTACGAACTAAGAAGCAGCGCACCGTTCCTGGGAGTGTTGAATTGGGGAACCTAACGGTAGGGTTTGGGATAACTGGATATGGGAAAGTAAAGAGAGAATTTTGGGTTTTCTATGCGAGTTTGAATAGGGGAAGTGGAAAGTGAAAGGTTTATATACGAGGGAGGAAGTGGAAGCAGAAGTTGGGATGAAAGTGGACCTGGATCCGCTcacattttcgaaaatgccactGGTTTGAATTGGATTGAAATGAGGGAAAAAGTTACTTCCATTGTAGATTGTACTCTGTAAAGTACAATACTTCGAGTTGAAATactatttgattattttttagcAGAAAAAACACACTTGGCTCAAACAATACAAACTTCGGATCATTTAAGCTTTTATTATTggtataatttatattttttcttatacattaatattcaatttatgacagtgaaaaaaataaatctctatgttttttaaaatatgtttaaattagTCTTTTATGTTAAACTTTACAGCGCTGTTTATGCAACAGAGAAAAGTGAGATTTAGTGTTGTGTGAGGTGTCAAATGACATGGATCGAGAgaataattaaatgaaaaataaattagagattTTTGATTTGGGGTTAggattttttaattacaaacaaTGAGTTTGTGAGGTACGAACCCATGAGGTGTTATTAAGGTTATAGTTCAATCCCGTGATGATCAACCGAGTTGATCCGATATCATGTCGAATTGAGTCGGTTTAGGTTCATATGAAGtcaaattcttaattttttttattttaattaatgtatGTATAAACATTTGTTTTGTTGAATAGTGAGACATGTTAAAGATAGATATTATAAAAGAATGTGATAATGTTTATCAGGTGTCaaccattttaatttttatgttcaGTGTTGTCATTTAAGCAAGTCTTAATTTAGTCTCCACTTaacaagtatttttttaatatacattTTTAGTTTGGATTTTAACCCAAGTAGTTCATTATTGGAATTATTTTAGAATAATgttaaatagaattaaaaaaataattattaactaaaatataaataatgtttaatacaatttttaaaaataaaatggaacaacaataatgtaaattaataaattttactttgagataataaattaaaaaaataaaagtatatcaaaatattatataattttttggttTGATTTAAATAAAACGGAGATGGTTTTTTATCTTGTGTTTACTTTCATGAAAAATGAAAccaaattttacaaaaaattaacataaaattatttttattgaatactTTTTTTAGACataatatacaaatatttaaataaaacttaacccatttttttgtataaaattaattattagcTGCAAAAAGACATTCTTTGTCATTATatattttcaagaaaataaaacaaatattagatAGTTTGTAGTATAATATGATAATGAACTAGATAAGTGATCTGTCATATCCTTTCTTGTTGACATGTGTGGTTATTTTCATACATGTGTagtttatattagttttttttttaattcttatgtataattaaaaataaaataaaaacatgaaatatATACACTAGACcttatataactttttatagatggaaaataaatttctttatttatgaATACCTGAATTATTCGTTTAAAATGTTGATAAAGAAATAAGGTGGCAGTAGTTTTTTGTTAAGGTTAATTTACCGTTTGCCATTTATAGAAAAGATCTTGTGGGTCCGATAGAATCTATATTTCCTAaactttttttatacattttaaaccaaattaaaaagaaggttaCACGGCAAGTTAAATTGATAAggtcttaaaatttatttttattattaaaatcatggcaaaaattaatatttaattttaaataatcacCCTCTATTCCTCGGTCTAATCTTTTTCTTCAAATCCTATCATGATCATGATAAATTAATGATACACacacctatatatatatatagagagagagagagagagaaagtcacACATACTGCGATGCAGAAGAAATACTGAGCTTGATAACCCTACAATCTGCAATTTTTTCCTATCGAATTCGTTTCAACTTGCAGTCGGTGAGTTTCTCCTTCTTCTCTTATTCCACTGttctgttttcatttttttttcttttatttttcttaaaagtttAGTCTCTTTTGTTTCTGCTGCATGTGTTCTTTTGCTTGTCATATTTAAAAAACGAGAGAGAAAAGCAACAGTaaggaagttttttttttttttttttaatttaatattttttatgtttcttcTCTGAACTCGTCTCCGAAGACGATGAAGCACGATGTTTCTCAAAATCACTGTGAAATAAGATGGTTTCTTCCGCAGCAAATCAAAGACGGATAGAACATTGTTGGTTAAGAGTCTAAGTTTTTTGGTAATTAAATCAATTATGCATAGTTATCATCAGAGCCTCCGAATTTCGAGTAATAAATGTGAGCAGAGAGATAATTGGTACTCCTTAATTTTTTTGTCCCTCTTTTATGTTTTCTTGTTTTCAAGTGCGTATCGCAGCATAACCCAAATGCTATTGTGGAATCAATTGTACACTCTCGCTGCATGTGTGTAAATATACGAAGAATGCAGGTTTCAATTTGGTTATATGTTTTAGTGGAGTTGTTGTTGCTTAAGTAGAGGAGCCATTCATTTAAAAGCAAACTTTAGATTAGATATATGAGATGCTCTGATTAATTTATGGTATGGAAAGAGTGTTGAGGTTCACacctttatattttgtttttcagaTGGTTATCTAAGGCATTTCTGCTCTAATTGTAGTTTTTACTAGTGATGGATTTGGAGGAGAAAGTAGCAAAGACAGGCAACACCAATGACAATGCTAGTCAAACGTGGACCTTGTGTACACATGCTTTTTATGATTTAACGCATGTCTCTCCGGTGGTATTTATGTTCTTGCTgaaagaatattattattatggtaTGATCTCTTCTCCTTTCAATGATAGTAATTGTTGTCTGAAACGGGATCATATGATGATGAGTGCTAAGTGTTTGGTAAATTGGTTCAATTAAACCTTTTTTGGtagtttgttttttctttagttAACATCATGTGCCCAGACAGACTGGATATCAATGCTATTGTTAAGGTTTTAAATTAATGTTGTGGTGGTTGCTGTTTTGTTGCAATTGGTGATGTTGTGAAAAATTGTGGGCAAATGCAGCTGATGTGGTCACAATTGCAAATGTGGAAACCCCAAAGAGGAGTGTTAGGagacacatttttttaatagattgaaatttattaaaaactacaaaattaggagaaaattaattaaatatgacGTGGAACCTGTCAAATAACATTGATTTTTAAGTAAATTCCAACCAATAAATGAGACTGCGTTCAACCCCAAATGAGAGTGTGTTGTTAGCACTTCTCAACCCCAAAAGTCTTGCTGTTAGCACTTCTCAACCCCAAAAGCCTTGACATCGCTGTATTTTAAAACCTTAAATGGTTCACCTTTCTCTGTTTTCATGGTCAGCATGTTGAGCCTTTGTACCAacactaattttaaatatataataaatactaaataaccATTGCAGTTTGTGTCAGACTTAGTGTTGGTCTATCCTTCTTGCTATTTCATTGTTGTTTCTTTTGAAATGCCATTGCATAGGTACATGTAAGGCAACAGCAAAATTCAGAGCCCTTCAACATCAAGTACATATTGTTCTCCATAATGATCCAAAACCTGGACCTGCAACTTTTATTGTTCATTGCATGTATGTGTCTCCGTTATTTGAAGATCATAGTCAAGGATTTACTCATCTGATAGTATCTGCTCTTTGTCGATTCCTGAAAAGATCAACCACTACAGAAGACTCATTGGAGGTGAAAGACTTGGTAGCACATCTACTTGTAGATGTCATGAGGGGCCAGATTTATCATGATGAAAAGATAGTCATGAAGCTAGTGGAgatttttaatgtaaaattaaCTAATATTGAGAAAGCAATGTGCCAAATTAAGGACTTAAGTTGTGGCATAGCAAAAGAATTGGTTGAAGAGTATATTGTTACTTTGGTAAAATCCCAATTGTACATGACAGCTGTAGCTTTAATAGAGCAATTCTCTATCTACCATTATGGCCAGTCTTTTCTCCTTGATATGATACAGAGTAATCAATTCAAAGCGGCAGAGAAGTGGGCAACATTTATGGGGAAACCAATGTTATCCATACTCGTAAATGAGTTCATTAAGAGGAACATGCTAAAGAATGCATATGagattataaagaaaaataatctaAAGCAGGATTTTCCAGATGTATACAAAAGGTCCAAGGAAAGGTAAATGATTTGTACTGGTTCTCATGGGGGATGATTTAGTGTTGTTTTGATTTGTACAGAGCATCTTGAATCCAATTTTGCAACCCCTTAAGTTTTTTCAATTCTTATTTAACAATATTACTCTTTGATTTTCAGCTCGCTAAAAAGCTTAGCAGAAAAAGGATGTTGGGATGTTGCCGAAGCAAGAATAAACAATGATAGACACCTTATGGAATATTTGGTTAGTTTTTAGTCTCTCTTTGATATTGCCTGCCATTCTATATGTACATACTGAGTTGGATAGATATATACCAGTAGAAACTGTAAAATTGCTAATCTTTACTTTTTAAACTATGTCTTTTACAGTCTTTTATTGAGTAGTTTTGCCGTTGTATTCATGCACATGTGATcttgattttttatttctttatgttGATTGTGTTGCTTACAGAAGACACTTAGACAGTTTGTTTCTTTTTCTGCAGTccttgttgaacaacctttaGGTATCTTTATTAGTgttaacttttatatttttttatttgtgtatttattcctcatgaaaacttgagcaaacatTTTATTCTTGTGTAATGGGTCATTTAGGCCATGTGAGGTCTAAGTGCTGCTAAAATACGTAGAGGATCAGGTATATTTCTTAtattgtttaaatatattttcca encodes the following:
- the LOC137830066 gene encoding exonuclease DPD1, chloroplastic/mitochondrial-like translates to MRTGSSIFSLLHLSRCSMHGLANCREDEALCSFIKIYGNNSRIRLLGSRIYGLERGFATKWTKRLVATRAEGSKQTTWNTESKRTKHEISREEILPNATVNVNMTQLDQFQKIQWPEVQEIAQYKNLSDLLTVIVFDLETTGYSRVKDRIIEIALRDLQGGEDSTFQTLVNPQCHVPNSHIHGIATHMVNRTDVPRMEELVPILLQYIKRREKNGGYVLWVAHNARTFDAPFLIQEFIRCSMEIPENWVFLDTLPLARELMKSGGTNLSSASLGALGEFYRVEVDGSAHRAMVDVNTLCQILPLLTTDLKLTLSSLVKKSFNLSDWMKAKKGKK
- the LOC137830067 gene encoding importin subunit alpha-2-like translates to MSYRPSGNSRTDVRRNRYKVAVDAEEGRRRREDTMVEIRKNRREESLQKKRREGLQPQQIPASVHSTLVEKKLEHLPSMVAGVWTEDNNLQLEATTQFRKLLSIERSPPIEEVIQTGVVSRFVEFLMREDFPQLQFEAAWALTNIASGTSENTKVVIDHGAVPIFVKLLASPSDDVREQAVWALGNVAGDSPRCRDLVLGHGALIPLLAQLNEQAKLSMLRNATWTLSNFCRGKPQPPFDQVKPALPALARLIHSNDEEVLTDACWALSYLSDGTNDKIQAVIEAGVCPRLVELLMHPSPSVLIPALRTVGNIVTGDDMQTQVIINHQALACLLNLLTNNYKKSIKKEACWTISNITAGNKQQIQSVIEANLITPLVNLLQNAEFDIKKEAAWAISNATSGGSHEQIKFLVSQGCIKPLCDLLICPDPRIVTVCLEGLENILKVGEADKSIGNTGDVNLYAQIIDDAEGLEKIENLQSHDNTEIYEKAVKILETYWLEEDDETMPPGDASQSGFNFGNNDAPAVPSGGFNFN
- the LOC137830068 gene encoding uncharacterized protein, with translation MDLEEKVAKTGNTNDNASQTWTLCTHAFYDLTHVSPVVFMFLLKEYYYYGTCKATAKFRALQHQVHIVLHNDPKPGPATFIVHCMYVSPLFEDHSQGFTHLIVSALCRFLKRSTTTEDSLEVKDLVAHLLVDVMRGQIYHDEKIVMKLVEIFNVKLTNIEKAMCQIKDLSCGIAKELVEEYIVTLVKSQLYMTAVALIEQFSIYHYGQSFLLDMIQSNQFKAAEKWATFMGKPMLSILVNEFIKRNMLKNAYEIIKKNNLKQDFPDVYKRSKESSLKSLAEKGCWDVAEARINNDRHLMEYLVYLAMEAGYTEKVDELCHRYSLDRFLDIEVPETSNLQGRYLCLDELLVENIFWVDEVESLFDATRHIEGFKVVGLDCEWKPNYVKGSKPNKVSILQIASEKMVFIFDLIKLFKEVPDILDDCLSRILLSPKILKLGYNFQCDVRQLAHSYEELRCFKNYEMLLDIQNIFKELRGGLAGLTEKILGASLNKTRRNSNWEQRPLTPNQLEYAALDAVVLVHIFRRLPGHGHDKPEWKSRIVSHSEKGKKFKKNTPEVVDTDIETSQRSF